The genomic segment TGAAGCCGAGTTGCAGGAAGGTCGTGACCGTCTGCTTGAGTACAATTCTTGCCGCCCCGTCGTGGCACAGGAAATTGTTAATGCGCTTGAAGACTATGATGACAATACCACCTTGCCAATGTTCATGAAGCGTTTTATGGCATCGACCAATATCGACTTTGATGAGCAAAGCAATGGTACGGTGATCATCAAGCCAACGGATCAGATGCAGGTACAAGGTTTGACCCTGGATGAAGAGGGTATGACAGCCACCTTCTATCGTGACCAGGCTCAGATCCGTGAAGATGCTCAATATCTAACTTTAGAGCATCCATTCACTGAAAGCGTGATGGAAATGATCAATACTCAGGGCTTTGGTAGTACCAACGTTGCGGTCTTAAAGTCTGCAGCATTGCCACAAGGTTCTGTATTGATGGAAGTGTGGTTCAAGGTTGATGTGGTTGCACCAAAAGCACTGAACTTACCGTCAAGCTTGCCACAGCAGCTGATCCGTGTATTGCTGAGTGAAAAAGGTCAGGATCTGTCTCAGAAGATTGCGCCTGAAATCCTGAAACCATATCTACATCATTTAGATGGCAATAGCTGCCGTCAGGTGGTGAAAGCACGCCGTGAAGTGATTGAAGCGCGTTATCAACAGGCATTGGAATTAGCTCGTTCAGCATTGCCAAACTTCAGGCAGCAGGCTAAAGAAGCGTATGGCAATAAATGGCAGTATGAAATTGACCGTCTGACTTACCTGAAACAGTTCAACCCAAGTATCCGTGAAGATGAAATCGCACGTTTACAGAAGCTGCAAAAAGAAGGCTTGAGTTTGTTAGAAGGTTTATCTGTAACACCTGAAGCGATTCAAGTAATGGTCGTGGTTAAGCCATAAGATCTAATGAATTATGAAAGCAGCTTTCGGGCTGCTTTTTTATGGCTGGAATTAAAGTCATGATTGAGCTTTTGGTCGGGCTGTGCTAGCTGATATTTTCTGTATTGTTTAAAATCAGCACCTCTAAGAATAAGAAATAAAATATCATGTCCAAAGCATTGATCACTATTGGCGCGAAAACCAGCCATGGCGGTATGGTCACTGAATGTGAAAACTCTTTTTTAATTAATGGCATGGCGGTGCATCTGAATGGCATGAAGCATTACTGTCCCAAGTGTCAAACTACCGTGACAGCTATTGCTAGTGATTTATCTACAATAGTCAAAGGCAGGGCTGTAATCATTGCTGGAGATAAAGCCAGTTGTGGAGCCACTTTTTTGCCGATGCAAAACCTGACTATTTCCAAAAAATAATCATCTATATCCAGACATGAGTTCATAGTGACTTAAAGGTCATAGATTGATGAATTTGGTTCTGTAGAATTTTGCATTTCAATATTAAGCTTCTTTCAGACTTTATAAAGAAATGATCAAAGAAAATAATGAAACAGGTTTTGCATTTTACTCATGCCAATGGCATTCCATCGGCAAGCTATCGCAAGTTTTTAAATTATTTTCAGGATGAATATCAGGTCAAGGCAATTCCGCTGATCGGGATGAATCCAGCCTATCCAATTACTAAAGACTGGCGTTATCTAGTAAATGAAGTGATACAGGATATCCAGCAGCAATCTCCGGATCAAAAGGTGATTGGGCTGGGACATTCATTTGGTGGTTTGATAACTTTAATGGCAGCCTATCAACGTCCGGATTTATTTTCCAAACTGGTGATCATGGATCCACCTTTCGTGATTGGTAAAAACAGTGCACTGTTTGAAGTGGTGAAAAAGCTCAACTTAAAAAGTATTGACCGTTTCACTCCGGCAGGTATTACCCTAAAACGTAAAGATTACTGGCCATCTAAACAGGACGCCGTTGAAGCGCTGAGATCGAATCGTCTGTTTAAGCATTTTGATGAGCAATGTTTTCAGGATTATATCGAAAGCGGGATTGTGCCTGATCAAGAGCGTGGAGGGGTAACTTTAGCCATTCCCAAACAGATTGAGGCAGAAATTTTCCGGACTGTACCGGCTTGGTGGTGGCGTACACCAAGAAAACCACCCCAGGTTCCGATACATTTAATCACAGCAGAGCGCAGCCAGTTTTATCAGCAAGGTTTACCACAAGGCATGCATAAGGTTTACCAAATTCATTATTCGGTGGTGCCGGGCGGACATATGTTTCCACTAGAGCATCCGGAAATGACGGCAAACCATGTTAAAGCCAGATTGAATAAGCTTTAATCTTGGTAATAAAAAAGACTCACTAAGAGTCTTTTTTTACAGCTGGCTTAACGGATCTGAGATTGATCCAGATGACGGGCACCTTCCAGAATCATGCGAATCATGATCATGGTCTGTTCCGCAATTTCCTTACGGTCTTCAGGTGCCATATCGATCACATTGGCACCCATATTAAATACCAGTTGGGTAATCGCTCTGGCCGCAATCTCGGGATGAAATAATTTTTTATTATTTAGACGTTCCAGGCGGATCAAATCTTCCTGAAGCTCCTGCTGAAAATAATTCAATTGGCGTTCGACTGCCTGTTTATAAGATTTTGAACCGGTATAACCTTCACGTAATAACAGGCTTAAATTACCTTCATCAGCATCCAGCTGGGCAATAAAGACCTCAACAGAGCTACGAATAATACTGTTCTGTTTCGATGCTTTTAGACGAGATTCATTGAGAATCTGACGCAGCACAATCCCGGCACGATCAATCAGCTCAATCGCCAGTTCATCGATATCTTTAAAATGACGATAAAAACTGTTCGGAGCAATTCCAGCCTCACGAGCAACTTCACGCAAGCTTAAAGATGAAATACTTTTTTGTGGTCCGATCAGGTTTAAAGCAGCCTGGAACAGTTCTTCCTTGGTAATGGTCGCTTTACGGCCCACACTACGGACAATAATGGGCTCATCAATGCTTTTCGATGGTAAAGACGCGTCACTGCTTATTTTCATTGAAGGCTCATTCATGAGGTGATTAGTAAAAGGCATTAACACATTATAACGAAGGCAGTCCAGCTTGTGAAATGATTAGAAACAATACAAATGTATATACAAATATATATACAAGTGTATAATAATTAAAAATCCAAGGTGATGTCTAAAACGATGCCTGTACTCGAAAAGCTTAAAACGCCATTAAATACGCTGAAAGAGAGTGTGATTGATCCATATGCGATTAATTTCTGGATGCAGAAATTAAATCCTTTATGGTCAATGAATCAGCCCTTAGGCAAGATTGTGCGCAAAGAACATGCTGCGCAGGATATGCTGAGCCTGACGATTCGTGTCAATCATTTATTCCAGTTCGGTCAGGCGGGCCAGCATCATCCTGTATTTGTGGTGGTGAACGGCATTCGTTATGAACGTAGCTATAGTCTGACCCGTATTGATCAGCAGCATATTTTATTGACGGTTAAAAAAGTGAATGCGGGTAAAGTTACTACCTGGTTTGCTGAACAGGCTGAAGTCGGCGATATCATTGAATTCGGTCAGCCTTTCGGTGACATGACTTTGCCAGAACAGGACAGCCCATTGCTTTTGCTTGCTGCGGGTAGTGGTATCACCCCAATGCTGAGTATGCTGGAAGCTTTAAAAGATAAAGCTGAACTGGTTGCACCAGTAACTTTATGGTACTGGGTTAAGAAAAACCAGGATGCTGCTTTCATTGCGCGTTTTGAAGAGCTGGCACAAAAGTTTTCAAACTTTTCTTATCAGGTATTTGCAACTCAGGAACAACCGGCTGCGCCGCGTCTTGATGAATCTTATCTAGACCAATTGCAAGCATTGGAACAAAGTACAGTCTATGCATGTGGACCATCAGGTTTTGTTGCGACTGCAGAACGACTGTTTGCTTCAGCGAAACTGTTCAAAAGTGAAGCGTTCAGCATGAGTCTGAATGATGAAGCTGATACCGGTTTTGTCAATGTAACCCTGACTCAATCGAAAAAAATCGTCACGATTCCTAAAGGCCAGTCGATTCTGGTGAGTCTGGAACAACAGAATATCCGACCGACCCATGGCTGTCGTATGGGCATCTGTAATAAATGTGCCTGTAATAAAGCGGAAGGTTCAACCAAGAATCTGGTCAATGGCGCACAAAATACCGAGCCGGGTAATCTTTTAAAAATTTGTGTTAACTCAGCGCAGACTGACCTTGTCATCGACTTATAAGCGAGTTTTATCCTATGAATATGCCAGTAAAATTACAGTATTTTAAAAATCCTAAAAACCGTGAACTGACCCAGTCTGAGCTAGATGAACTTGCACGTGAGCTTGATGCCATCAAACAGGAAGTGCTGGATGATTTAGGTGAAAAAGATGCCAAATATATCCGTCGCGTATATTCGAGCATCCGTTATTCATCAATTGCAGGTCGTGCCTTATTATTTGCAGGATGGTTCCCGCCAGCATGGTTGTTGGGTACAGGCTTATTAGGCTTTGCCAAAATCATGGAAAATATGGAATTGGGTCATAATGTCATGCACGGTCAATATGACTGGATGAATGATCCGAAGCTCAATGGCCAAACCTACGAGTGGGATATTGTCGGAACTTCAGACAACTGGCGTCAAACCCATAACTTCAAGCATCATACCTATACCAATATTAAAGGCATGGATGATGATATTGGTTATGGCTTGTTGCGTTTATTTCCTGAGCAACGCTGGAAACCAGGCTATTTATTACAGCCAATTTACAGTATTCCATTTTGCTTGTTATTCCAGTGGGGCGTAGCTATTCAAAACCTTGAACTGGGTAAATACTTCAAAGGCCGTAAAACCAAAGAACAAACCCTTGAAGAATGGAAGCCAATGCAGCGTAAAATTGGCAAGCAATTATTCAAAGATTATGTATTCTTTCCATTGATTGCAGGTCCTGCAGCATTACCGGTATTGACAGGTAACCTGGTGGCAAATGGCCTTCGTAATATCTGGACTTTTAGTATTATTTTCTGTGGTCACTTTACCAAAGATGTAGAAGTGTTTCCGAAAGCTGTGATGGAAAATGAAAGTCGTGGTCACTGGTATATGCGCCAGATTCGTGGTTCTTCAAACTTAACCGGTTCAGAAGCGTTTCATATTTTGACTGGACATTTAAGCCATCAGATTGAACATCACTTATATCCAGATGTGCCTGCACGCCGTTATCGTCAAATGGCGCCAAAGGTAGAAGCGGTATGTAAAAAATATGGTCTGAACTATAACAATGCTAGTCTGGTAAAACAGTATGGCAGCGTAATTAAACGTATTGTGAAATATGCTTTTCCGTTTAAGAAGTAAGATGGATTTCAATAAAAAACCGCTTTTCATAGCGGTTTTTTATTATTCTCAGTTTAATTAATTATTTTAAGCTCAGACTCGGGTAAATTCATTTCAAGTAGTGGAAGTACTTTATCTCGTCCTTCCAGATAAGCATACTGTGCAAGGCATAACATTGCCTCATCTTCTTCGCTATTTCCATAAGCATAAATTTCAGCATAATCTTCTAAATTATATTTTTCCAAGATTCTACTTTTCTTCTGATCCTTACTACAATCAGGTGTGTTGTATAAACCTGTCATTTTGCCTGTCAGAATTTCTACTTCACTACAAATCAGGTCAATGCCTAAATAAGTACAAACCGGTTTTAAATATAAATCCAGTGAAGCAGAAACGAGAACGATTTGATGCCCGAGTTGCTGATGTTGTCTAAGTTGCTTTAATAGCTTGGGATTTAATCTTAAAACAAGCTGCTGTGCATATTCTTCGGCAAGCTGCTGAATTTCATGCGCATGACTATTTTTGAACATGGTGTAATACAGCTTTGGGCGCATTGCATGAGCAGGATAGAGCTTAAGATAGTAAGCCTGAATCCAAGGCAGAATACGAATGCCACGTTTTAAAATCTGCCTTTTCTTTAAAGCATAGAAAATGAACCCTGTAAAACTGTCATAAGGATACAGGGTTCCATCAAAATCAAATAAGGCTAGAGTTTTATGTTTTTGATGCGGCGCATGCATGTTTGATAACGACCATCGACACGGCTGGCAAACCAGTTAGTATTATACTCACGACTCAATTTTGGGCCTGAGATCACGACTTCTGGCATCATTGCATACATTGGTTCTTTACCGGTTTTTTCTTGATAAAGTTTACTGATGCCACGATAAGTCATAGTATCTTCAAAATCTTTAACTTTTTCTTTTTTTAAATCCGCTCGAATCTGACGTTCAGTAATAATAAAATTATTTTTTGCAAAAACGCTGATGAGCTCTCGTTCAGATTGACTCTTTTGTGAGCGAATCGCGCCATCTTTAGTATATAGTAGTAAATCGCCATCCAGGCTCAATTCGGCATCGGTTAAGTTATTTAACATGCTCTGGAATGCTGCATTACGGCTGGAATACATCCCAGAGTTATAATCAGCAAAACGATAAATCGGTTTTTCATAATCCGCAGGGTACATCATCAATCGATGAATCCCATAATACAGTCCACCATACTGGCTATACAGGTCACTACGCAAATCAGCAATACTGCCCCCTTGACGTTTATATTCCTTGGCATAGCTGATATGAACCTGCATGGAACCCAAAGTTGTAATCGGATTCATTTTTTCGCCAATATTTTGTCCAAATAGTTTGGCTGCACCTGTCAGTGCACTTACATGATAATGCTTGGCCATGTAATCAAAGATTTCACGATAAAGTTCATCTAATTGACGTTCGGTTTTGACCCGGCGCATCTGGCTGAGATAATTGTCTTCTGGGCTTGGCTGGTTTTTCAGTACATCCTGGAAATATCCTGCAACTGTTCCACCGATACTTTCACCAAGTTTATCTTTAAATTTTTCTTCCAGACGTTCCTGAACTTCTTTAACGGCTTTTTCACCAAGACCAGGAACTACCGGGTCTGCATTAAAGTTAGATTCCTGATCGACAACTGCCACGATTGAACAGATATTCTCTTTGGTTTGTGGAATACCGAGCTGGTCAGTGATGTCATAAATATCTTGTGCCCAGGATTCACGCTGGCTGACACGACCTGGAATGGCTTTGCGAATATGTTCAACTTCAAGAGTGGGTTCATCATTTGACCACCAAGAACCATTGCCACACCCTACAAGGCTAATAGATAAAGCAAGTATGGATATGGACTTAAGAGAAAAAACTTGAGCAAAATATTTGTTCATGGTGTCGTAAATAAATTGAAAAGATGAGTGAACAAGGCAGATGAAGTATACTATGTCCATCAGAAAAGTGATGAATTTATATCTATATTGATTGGGGTTAATAGTCGGTTTCTCAAGCGTAGATGTCTAAAGTCCATGGAAGCATATTTACAAAATAAAATTTTTTCTAAGATATAGAATTTAATAAATAAATTTATTGTAAAAAAAAGCCCACTAAATATGGGCCTATCTTTAATTTTAATGTTACTCCCTGAAAGGGTCACTTTTCCATGACTTAATCTCAGCAAAAACTAGAAGGGTAATGATGGTAAATAAGACACCAATTTCCAGAAAAAAAACATCTTTAGCTAAACCAGCTAGACTAAATGTGATTAAACTAGTAATAGAAGATATAAATAGCAGAAAAAATATAAAAGTACGTTTCATTTAACAATAACCTGTTAAAATGGTTGATAAATCACGTAAATATTATATGTGATAAATGCTACAATGGATAATAATAAAATTCATTTAATTATTTTATGTAAACTATAAGATAAAGTAATAATTTTATATCTAAGTAATTTATATTTGTAATCTCTTATTTCAGTAAAGTATATATTTAACCCGAATCGCGGATAAAAAATTGACTTGAAAAATAAGAGGACTAGAGCCATCAGTTGAGTTACCACACAAAACTTAAAACTCTAGTCCCGATGTTTAATAGTACCGAATTATTTTGCGTAATTGATGATTTCTTTCTTAAATTTGAAGCAACCTACTGGAATTTCCTTAAACAAAGTCGTCGTTTCTCCAGAGTCCGAACCGCTCACTTGAGTATCTCAGAAATCACTTTTATCGCGATCTGGTATAAATGTTCTCATTTCACTAATTTCAAAGCATTTTTCACATGGTTGAAACAGGATAAAAATCATTTATTTAAAAGCTTACCCTGTTACCAACGGATGATTCATCTGATTAATAGACATCAATTAGCTCTACACGCTTTACATGTGGCGCTAATGAAAGGCCAAGGTACACAATATTTATGGATTGATTCAACAACTCTGCCAGTTTGTAAAAATCAACGTATTCAACGCCATAAATCATTAGTCCAAATTGCATCACGTGGTAGAAGCTCAATGGGCTGGTTTTATGGCTGTAAATTACATATTGTGATGAATCAATTTGGTGAAATTGCTTGTTCTGCTTTATCCAATGGACATTTGGCTGATATCAAAATGGTTGAGAGACTCGTTAAAGAGATGGAAGCAAAGTTGTATGGAGATCGTGGCTATATTAGTCAAGAACTGAAGAGTAGGTTGAAAAAGCAAGGTATTGATTTAATTACCTATCATCGAAAAAATATGCAGGCTATACAACTTTCTGAGTCAGATAAATATCACTTAAAACAGCGCAATAAGATAGAGACTTTATTCAGTTTATTGAAAGGTCAGTACAATTTAGTGACAAGCAAAGCACGTAGTGTTCATGGATTTCTAGGAGGGATTTACGCGCCCTTGTGTGCATATCAACTGATCCATAAAAATAAGCCAACAATTCAAATTATGAAGTCATCGGCTTAAGCAGGATTCGGGTTATATTTATGCTTTTAAATTTAGGTATTTAATTTCTTTATGGTAAAAATAATATGCAATATTCTATCTATTTAATAAATAGTTATTGTCCTTGCATGGTACGTGATGAATAGATCTCTTTCATAAATCAAAAAACGATCTTCTTTTTGGTTAATATTTGCACTCCAGATTTCTTGGCATTCATGCATAATCTGCGGATGAAATACATCGATTCAAACAAGCTTTCTGATCCTCAGTTCAAGCGATACACGGGCATCTCATGGTCAACCTTTGATTTAATGGTTGAGCAATTGAAGAAACATGTCCCTGCCAAAGGCAGACCGCCCAAGTTAAGCCTGGAAGACCAGGTTCTGCTCTGTCTAAGCTATTGGCGGGAATACCGAACCTTATTTCACGTTGCGACGAGCTACGGGGTTTCAGAGCCCACAGCCTCAAGAATTGTCCGTCATGTTGAAGACTGCCTGATTCGGTCCAATCTGTTTAATTTACCCAAAGATTTACCCGAGGGCGAAGGCATCGATTGGAATGTTGTGATCGTGGATGCCACAGAAATTCCAATCCAAAGGCCTAAAAAAACAGAAGAAAAGCTATAGCGGCAAGAAAAAGACCCACACTTTCAAAGTACAGGCCATCATTCATTATCAAACTCAAAAAATCCTGAGTTTATGTACGAGTCGTGGTGCCGTACATGATTTCGAACTCTTCAAACGTAACTTGAATCAGATTCCTGCAGGTGCATTTATCCTTGCGGATAAGGGTTATCAGGGAATTTATACAGTGTATCCAAATAGCTTGTTGCCATTAAAAGCAAAGAAGCGCTGTAAACTGGATTCCGAACTAAAAATCTATAATCAGGAAATCAATAAAAGAAGAATTGGAATTGAGCATGTATTTGGCAGTTTGAAAACCTTCAAAATTCTTGCTGAGCGATATCGCAATCGAGGCAAAAGACTAGCATTAAGATTCAATCTAATTGCTGGAATTTATAACTTGGAGCTGAGTGAAAAATGACTTATGAAAGAAATCTACACTAGAAATTGTATAAAAAAGCCTCCTGTAGGAGTA from the Acinetobacter sp. YWS30-1 genome contains:
- a CDS encoding PAAR domain-containing protein, with protein sequence MSKALITIGAKTSHGGMVTECENSFLINGMAVHLNGMKHYCPKCQTTVTAIASDLSTIVKGRAVIIAGDKASCGATFLPMQNLTISKK
- a CDS encoding alpha/beta fold hydrolase → MKQVLHFTHANGIPSASYRKFLNYFQDEYQVKAIPLIGMNPAYPITKDWRYLVNEVIQDIQQQSPDQKVIGLGHSFGGLITLMAAYQRPDLFSKLVIMDPPFVIGKNSALFEVVKKLNLKSIDRFTPAGITLKRKDYWPSKQDAVEALRSNRLFKHFDEQCFQDYIESGIVPDQERGGVTLAIPKQIEAEIFRTVPAWWWRTPRKPPQVPIHLITAERSQFYQQGLPQGMHKVYQIHYSVVPGGHMFPLEHPEMTANHVKARLNKL
- the fabR gene encoding HTH-type transcriptional repressor FabR; the encoded protein is MKISSDASLPSKSIDEPIIVRSVGRKATITKEELFQAALNLIGPQKSISSLSLREVAREAGIAPNSFYRHFKDIDELAIELIDRAGIVLRQILNESRLKASKQNSIIRSSVEVFIAQLDADEGNLSLLLREGYTGSKSYKQAVERQLNYFQQELQEDLIRLERLNNKKLFHPEIAARAITQLVFNMGANVIDMAPEDRKEIAEQTMIMIRMILEGARHLDQSQIR
- a CDS encoding ferredoxin reductase: MPVLEKLKTPLNTLKESVIDPYAINFWMQKLNPLWSMNQPLGKIVRKEHAAQDMLSLTIRVNHLFQFGQAGQHHPVFVVVNGIRYERSYSLTRIDQQHILLTVKKVNAGKVTTWFAEQAEVGDIIEFGQPFGDMTLPEQDSPLLLLAAGSGITPMLSMLEALKDKAELVAPVTLWYWVKKNQDAAFIARFEELAQKFSNFSYQVFATQEQPAAPRLDESYLDQLQALEQSTVYACGPSGFVATAERLFASAKLFKSEAFSMSLNDEADTGFVNVTLTQSKKIVTIPKGQSILVSLEQQNIRPTHGCRMGICNKCACNKAEGSTKNLVNGAQNTEPGNLLKICVNSAQTDLVIDL
- a CDS encoding fatty acid desaturase family protein; the protein is MNMPVKLQYFKNPKNRELTQSELDELARELDAIKQEVLDDLGEKDAKYIRRVYSSIRYSSIAGRALLFAGWFPPAWLLGTGLLGFAKIMENMELGHNVMHGQYDWMNDPKLNGQTYEWDIVGTSDNWRQTHNFKHHTYTNIKGMDDDIGYGLLRLFPEQRWKPGYLLQPIYSIPFCLLFQWGVAIQNLELGKYFKGRKTKEQTLEEWKPMQRKIGKQLFKDYVFFPLIAGPAALPVLTGNLVANGLRNIWTFSIIFCGHFTKDVEVFPKAVMENESRGHWYMRQIRGSSNLTGSEAFHILTGHLSHQIEHHLYPDVPARRYRQMAPKVEAVCKKYGLNYNNASLVKQYGSVIKRIVKYAFPFKK
- a CDS encoding HAD family hydrolase; its protein translation is MHAPHQKHKTLALFDFDGTLYPYDSFTGFIFYALKKRQILKRGIRILPWIQAYYLKLYPAHAMRPKLYYTMFKNSHAHEIQQLAEEYAQQLVLRLNPKLLKQLRQHQQLGHQIVLVSASLDLYLKPVCTYLGIDLICSEVEILTGKMTGLYNTPDCSKDQKKSRILEKYNLEDYAEIYAYGNSEEDEAMLCLAQYAYLEGRDKVLPLLEMNLPESELKIIN
- a CDS encoding DUF1615 domain-containing protein; translated protein: MNKYFAQVFSLKSISILALSISLVGCGNGSWWSNDEPTLEVEHIRKAIPGRVSQRESWAQDIYDITDQLGIPQTKENICSIVAVVDQESNFNADPVVPGLGEKAVKEVQERLEEKFKDKLGESIGGTVAGYFQDVLKNQPSPEDNYLSQMRRVKTERQLDELYREIFDYMAKHYHVSALTGAAKLFGQNIGEKMNPITTLGSMQVHISYAKEYKRQGGSIADLRSDLYSQYGGLYYGIHRLMMYPADYEKPIYRFADYNSGMYSSRNAAFQSMLNNLTDAELSLDGDLLLYTKDGAIRSQKSQSERELISVFAKNNFIITERQIRADLKKEKVKDFEDTMTYRGISKLYQEKTGKEPMYAMMPEVVISGPKLSREYNTNWFASRVDGRYQTCMRRIKNIKL
- a CDS encoding IS982 family transposase gives rise to the protein MFNSTELFCVIDDFFLKFEATYWNFLKQSRRFSRVRTAHLSISEITFIAIWYKCSHFTNFKAFFTWLKQDKNHLFKSLPCYQRMIHLINRHQLALHALHVALMKGQGTQYLWIDSTTLPVCKNQRIQRHKSLVQIASRGRSSMGWFYGCKLHIVMNQFGEIACSALSNGHLADIKMVERLVKEMEAKLYGDRGYISQELKSRLKKQGIDLITYHRKNMQAIQLSESDKYHLKQRNKIETLFSLLKGQYNLVTSKARSVHGFLGGIYAPLCAYQLIHKNKPTIQIMKSSA
- a CDS encoding transposase family protein, producing MKYIDSNKLSDPQFKRYTGISWSTFDLMVEQLKKHVPAKGRPPKLSLEDQVLLCLSYWREYRTLFHVATSYGVSEPTASRIVRHVEDCLIRSNLFNLPKDLPEGEGIDWNVVIVDATEIPIQRPKKTEEKL
- a CDS encoding IS5/IS1182 family transposase; this translates as MPQKFQSKGLKKQKKSYSGKKKTHTFKVQAIIHYQTQKILSLCTSRGAVHDFELFKRNLNQIPAGAFILADKGYQGIYTVYPNSLLPLKAKKRCKLDSELKIYNQEINKRRIGIEHVFGSLKTFKILAERYRNRGKRLALRFNLIAGIYNLELSEK